tgttattaagtgttttattttaaaaagcGTGtaattaagtgttttattttgaaaaagcgtgttattaagtgttttatgtgtaaaagcgtgttattaagtgttttatgtgaaaaagcgtgttattacgtgttttattttgaaaaagcgtgttattacgtgttttatgtgaaaaagcgtgttattacgtgttttatgttgaaaaagcgtgttattaagtgttttatgtgtaaaagcgtgttattaagtgttttattttgaaaaagcgtgttattaagtgttttatgtgtaaaagcgtgttattaagtgttttatttgaaaaagcgtgttattacgtgttttattttgaaaaagcgtgttattacgtgttttatgtaaaaaagcgtgttattaagtgttttattttgaaaaagcgtgttattaagtgttttattttgaaaaagcgtgttattaagtgttttattttgaaaaagcgtgttattacgtgttttttgtgaaaaagcgtgttattaagtgttttattttgaaaaagcgtgtaattaagtgttttattttgaaaaagcgtgttattaagtgttttatgtgtaaaagcgtgttattaagtgttttattttgaaagagcgtgttattacgtaTTTTATGTgtaaaagcgtgttattacgtgttttattttgaaaaagcgtgttattaagtgttttatgtgtaaaagcgtgttattacgtgttttatgtaaaaaagcgtgttattaagtgttttatgtgtaaaagcgtgttattacgtgttttattttgaaaaagcgtgttattacgtgttttatgtaaaaAAGCGTGtaattaagtgttttattttgaaaaagcgtgttattacgtgttttattttgaaaaagcgtgttattacgtgttttatgtgaaaaagcgtgttattaagtgttttatgtgtaaaagcgtgttattaagtgttttattttgaaaaagcgtgtaattaagtgttttatgtgtaaaagcgtgttattacgtgttttattttgaaaaagcgtgttattacgtgttttatgtaaaaAAGCGTGtaattaagtgttttattttgaaaaagcgtgttattaagtgttttattttgaaaaagcgtgttattaagtgttttatgtgaaaaagcgtgttattaagtgttttattttgaaaaagcgtgttattaagtatTTTATGTgtaaaagcgtgttattaagtgttttattttgaaaaagcgtgttattaagtgttttatgtgtaaaagcgtgttattacgtgttttatgtgaaaaagcgtgttattaagtgttttatgtgtaaaagcgtgttattaagtgttttattttgaaaaagcgtgttattacgtgttttatgtaaaaaagcgtgttattaagtgttttatgtgaaaaagcgtgttattacgtgttttttgtgtaaaagcgtgttattacgtgttttatgtaaaaaagcgtgttattacgtgttttatgtaaaaAAGCGTGtaattaagtgttttattttgaaaaagcgtgttattacgtgttttattttgaaaaagcgtgttattacgtgttttattttgaaaaagcgtgtttttacgtgttttattttgaaaaagcgtgttattacgtgttttatgtaaaaAAGCGTGtaattaagtgttttattttgaaaaagcgtgttattacgtgttttatgtgtacaagcgtgttattacgtgttttattttgaaaaagcatgttattaagtgttttattttgaaaaagcgtgtaattaagtgttttattttgaaaaagcgtgtttttacgtgttttattttgaaaatgcgtgttattacgtgttttatgtgtaaaagcgtgttattacgtgttttatgtgtaaaagcgtgttattaagtgttttatgtgtaaaagcgtgttattaagtgttttattttgaaaaagcgtgtaattaagtgttttatgtgtAAAAGCGTGtaattaagtgttttattttgaaaaagcgtgttattacgtgttttattttgaaaaagcgtgtttttacgtgttttattttgaaaaagcgtgttattacgtgttttatgtaaaaAAGCGTGtaattaagtgttttattttgaaaaagcgtgttattacgtgttttatgtgtacaagcgtgttattacgtgttttattttgaaaaagcgtgttattacgtgtttttNNNNNNNNNNNNNNNNNNNNNNNNNNNNNNNNNNNNNNNNNNNNNNNNNNNNNNNNNNNNNNNNNNNNNNNNNNNNNNNNNNNNNNNNNNNNNNNNNNNNtaagtgttttatgtaaaAAAGTGTGTTATTACgcattttattttgaaaaagcgtgttattacgtgttttattttgaaaaagcgtgttattaagtgttttatgtgtAAAAGCgagttattaagtgttttatgtaaaAAAGTGTGTTATTAcgtattttattttgaaaaagcgtgttattaagtgttttatgtgtAAAAGCgagttattaagtgttttatgtaaaaaagtgtgttattacgtgttttattttgaaaaagtgtgttattacgtgttttatgtgtaAAAGCgagttattaagtgttttatgtaaaAAAGTGTGTTATTAcgtattttattttgaaaaagcgtgttattacgtgttttattttgaaaaagtgtgttattacgtgttttattttgaaaaagcgtgttattacgtgttttatgtgtaAAAGCGagttattacgtgttttatgtgtaAAAGCgagttattaagtgttttatgtaaaAAAGTGTGTTATTAcgtattttattttgaaaaagcgtgttaaaacgtgttttattttgaagaagcgtgttattacgtgttttattttgaaaaagcgtgttattacgtgttttattttgaaaaagcgtgttattacgtgttttattttgaaaaagcgagttattaagtgttttatgtaaaAAAGTGTCTTATTACGTATTTTATTTAGAAAAAGCgagttattaagtgttttatgtgtAAAAGCgagttattaagtgttttatgtgtaaaagcgtgttattaagtgttttatgtgtAAAAGcttgttattaagtgttttatgtaaaAAAGTGTGTTATTAcgtattttattttgaaaaagcgtgttaaaacgtgttttattttgaagaagcgtgttattacgtgttttattttgaaaaagcgtgttattacgtgttttattttgaaaaagcgagttattaagtgttttatgtaaaAAAGTGTCTTATTAcgtattttattttgaaaaagcgagttattaagtgttttatgtgtaaaagcgtgttattaagtgttttatgtgtAAAAGcttgttattaagtgttttatgtaaaaaagtgtgttattacgtgttttattttgaaaaagcgagttattaagtgttttatgtgtAAAAGCgagttattaagtgttttatgtaaaAAAGTGTGTTATTAcgtattttattttgaaaaagcgtgttaaaacgtgttttattttgaagaagcgtgttattacgtgttttattttgaaaaagcgtgttattacgtgtcTTATGTAAAAAAGtgtgttattacgtgttttattttgaaaaagcgtgttattaagtgttttatgtgtaaaagcgtgttattacgtattttattttgaaaaagcgagTTATTAAGTGTCTTATGTGTAAAAGCgagttattaagtgttttatgtgtAAAAGCgagttattaagtgttttatgtaaaAAAGTGTCTTATTAcgtattttattttgaaaaagcgagttattacgtgttttatgtgtaAAAGCgagttattaagtgttttatgtgtaaaagcgtgttattaagtgttttatgtgtaaaagcgtgttattaagtgttttatgtgtaaaagcgtgttattacgtgttttattttgaaaaagcgtgttattacgtgtcTTATGTGTAAAAgtgtgttattaagtgttttattttgaaaaagcgtgttattacgtgttttatgtgtaaaagcgtgttattaagtgttttatgtgtaaaagcgtgttattaagtgttttatgtgtaaaagcgtgttattacgtgttttattttgaaaaaccgtgttattaagtgttttatgtgtaaaagcgtgttattacgtattttattttgaaaaagcgtgttattacgtgttttattttgaaaaagcgtgttattacgtgttttatgtgtaaaagcgtgttattgcTTGTTTTATGCacaaaagcgtgttattacgtgttttatgtgcgaaagcgtgttattacgtgtttaaTGTGCAagagcatgtcattacgtgttttgtgtgcgaaagcgtgttattatgtgttttatgtgcaaaagcgtgttcttatgtgtgtgttctgTACGGAAGCGTTGAGAGTGGTATTTTAGCGTTTTATTTCGTAATGATATGTAAtaacatgttttttttttaaaggaaatatTTAGTTGGTCACGTTTTGTGCAAAAGTACCAAACTTGCCCCGGACGCCGGCCACCTCATCGTGGCGCCAGGGTCCGAACCCATTCCAGAAGAAGGTCAAGTGCCCGTATTATACCCTGTCCGAAAGGATTGGACCAAACAACAGGCTTTCGACAACCAGAGAAGGAGCAAGCAGCAGCATCGGGACTCGGTTGAAGAAATATATTAGACTGCTCCTGTTCACGTACGAGCGCGCCTTGATTGGGATACATAGGTTTCTATTACTTATTAGCGCGCATGTTGAGCGTAATCCTGGTCCTCAGATTCGCCGAGCCCGGTGGAATTCTGGGGATTTCTCCAGGGCAAAGTGGATCGCCTCAGCTGAGAAGCTCCACAAAGATATGGTAGTCTTCTGTTTATTTCAGGAGACTCACTTGGCAGCAGAAGAATGCTATGCATTGAAAATCAGTGGGTACCAACAGGCTGGGATGGCACGCTGTCCACATGGTGGTGCGGTATAAATCATAGTCAAAAATGCCTTGGGAGTCATCCAAGGTCCGAAGGAAGAAGGTTTGCCTGAAAGAGTCTCGGCAACACTGATGTTTTCTGTTTATATAATATTAACTATAAGATCATCTTACTTCACACCGAAGCAAAATGTCACTACCTCCACGCTTGAGAACCTTGAGAGCTCAAATAGACAACTGGTTATAGGTTCCGATACAAACTCACATCATGAGCTATGGGACGCGCTTCGCCTAAGTGATACTGCAGGAGAATTTGTTGTAAACTGGTATCCTCAAAACGATATCAAAATTGCAAGTGATGGCACACCACAAGGAAAAATATGCCTCACATGGCAACTATGTCGTCTCCCGACGTTACGATGTACAGAGACCGCGAAGTCACAAGATGTTAGGCAAACCTCAGTCCAGATAGTGACAACTACTAGATAACGTTTGAGGTATGTATTGGGATTGGTGTAGAAATGGTCGCAATTACAATGACACGAATGGCGTTGTAATGGttggaaaaaaagcaagttGGTTGAAGTTTAGAAAAGTGTGTAACGTAACAGTGgtgaaaaaattaaggaagTCGAGAAGGAACGTGGATGCCATGAATAAGGCAGTGAATAAAGGAATTCGCATAGcagcaaataaaacaataccGAAAGGTAAGGGAGTATCGCCACATTTCTGGACACGAGAACTGACAGAACTGGACTCAAAAATAAGGGAGTGTACAAGTGAAAATCATATAGAGATGCCCTTTTTtacaagagaaggaaggttttCGCTGAAACGTCCATACAACGATGGAACAAAAATATGTCGAAGATGTCAGTGACCGATATTAAAAGATCGAGTTTATTCAAGCCCATATATGCACCGCGAGCACTGATATCGTCAGTTCTGGTAGTGAATGGACACCCTCTAACATGCAGACAGAAAGATAATAAGATAGCACAAATGTATAGAGGGCGGTTGACAAAAGCGACAGATGCTCCTCCCATGAGTACGCCTTATCGAGTGAGCGGAGAATTCGCACCGATAGTAATGGCAGCACTTGGGACAGCACTGAAGGATCTCTCTTCAGGTACTGCCCCTGGTAAAGACGATATAAATTGTGAACAGGTGAAGCAATTAGGACACTGCAGCAAGAAATGTGtcctcaagctcttcaactcTAACTTAAAGGGAAACCTAGTGCCTGAAAAATGTAAGCGGGGCGTTATCGTCGCACTACTCAAACCCAACAAAACGGCCAAGTGTATGTTATCATTCCGGCTCATCGCGCTCACTAACATCCTCTGTAATCTCATGGAGAGGATTGTAGCGCAATACATGCGAGACAAAGTAGAGTGTAAGATGAAACCACATTGCTGTGGTTTTCGTTCGGGGAGATCTATGTTGTTAGACGCCCCGATGACACTCACAGAATCAGTGATACATAGAGTAGCAGGAGGGAACACTACCGAGGTATTCATAGATTGTGCGAGGGCATTTGACTCTGTGGACCACAGGTGCATAATAGATGTAttaaaaagataaaaagtaAACATGGGCcttattttgtgtgttgctAATTTCCTGGAGGGACGGGCTGCATTAGTACGAATAAACAACACCCTCTCAAATAAAATACAATTCACGTGTGGTGTTCCACAAGGTTCCGTGCTGGGGTCGTTGCTATTCATTATCGCAATGGACTCCCTAAGCGCGAAATTAAATGCCATTGTAGCCATTAAACACTGCTTCTTCGCAGGCGACTTCACGATAGTATGCTCTTACACTGACCGAGAAGCTATTCGGCAGACGCTGCAAACAGGATTGGATTGTATAGCGACCTGGTCAACAGGGCACTATATGGAGGTGTctgcagaaaaaaaggaatacaCGTTCTATGTGGTTAAAGGGAGACAAAGACTCATTGCACCTAATGCTAAAAAAGCACagataaaagaagaagagaaattcCAGACTCCTTGGGATGAGAATACAGCCACACAAAGGGCTGAGTAAGCAAACATCCACACACCTTTCAAAGAGAAGCAAATATGAGATTAATGAAACTACAGTCTGTTGCATCACCTGAATGGTGTACAAGTAAAGAAAGAGTCGGAGAATTTTACTTAGCCTTAATCCAAGAAAAGTAATGCTATGGTATCTCTTCATGGTGGGCCAATACTTCTCCATTaaacaaggagaagcttgAACAAGTACAAGCACAGGAGGCACATGTTATCGCGGGTATTTCAAAGTATACAAATTCGCAAGATGCCATGAAGGAGTCCAGCCCTCACAAGAGATGATATTGCTCACAGAAGAGCAATAGAATAATATTTAAAAAGTAGAGCGAACGGTAAGGTATCTGTCGACACAGTGGGAAAAAATGTTCCCACCCAGTCATCCGATACACACATGACTGCAGAGTGTATCACACTTGTATGAGGAAGTAGACAAGCTGGAGAATCACACACGGCAAGCATATTACAGCTGGCGAGGAAACAATACTTCAACACAACACCAGGTGGCCCCCATTCTGACGTTTGTgacagagagaaaaaaggcacACAATACAAAGGGTACGTAGATTCAAAGACTACGATTATAAAGTGTGGGCGGATGGGTCAGTGATACTGGACGAATCCTCTGGTGCCGGCGCGATAATATACCCTAGACAAGGTAATGCGGtaaaagtgaggaaaggaaCAGGCAGGTTATCGTGCAGCTACGGAGCCGAGTGTGCAGCTATGGAGACAGGACTTATGAAACTCAAGTCAGTAATAAAGATCAACGAGAGTagaaaaacgaaagtggCAATATTCACAGACTCTTTATCTTTGTTAATTGCACTTAAAACGGTCCTGCGGTAGTGACAGATTGCATACTGCGACACATATGGAATCTGATCATATACTTCATGAGGCTGAGAGTAGCCATGTAACTTCAGTTTGAGGTTCCGCATTGCTAAATCCAGAAAAATGATAAAGTGAACGAGCTTGTAAACTGAGGAAACCACATGCAGCAAACCGACCATGCAAGGATCACTAACATTGTCACAGGTATAACGCGTTAATTATGTTATAAGGCACAACGAAACTTTACGGAAGGCCTGcacccaaacacacaccacaGTAGTGCTTTACTAAACCATATAAAACCgacaacagaaaacaaggagATAGAGAGGGAAGATGAGTGACTGTTAGCTTAATTTAGAACAGGGACTTCAAAACATTTTGGATCGTAATATATGGTGATTAAACGAAGGGTTGATGAACTGGAGTGTCGATAGTATACAAACCACACGGGTAACATTCTCAATAATTTCCCTGCCCCCACTCAAAACACTAACGATGGAAGAAACTAAGGAAAGCAAGGTTGTAATAGCTACAAGAGAAGATAACTCGGTTATCTGCATAGTTTGCAACATCGTGTGCGCAAGAGGAGCGTGAATTGTTCACATGATGAAAATACATCATGGGTTCGTGAAAATACACTAGCTGCATTAAAGATGGCGCCAAGAGCAGCACAGGCGTGTAATTGTGTCTATTGATGTCAAGTATGTGGTAAGTTATTCGACAAAAAGGGGCTAATGCAACAACACATGccacaacacactcctaaAACTCCAGTAGCTTGGAGAGAgtaacaaaagaggaagaaagggagaagaagaaCAGTCGTCAAAAACTGTCCACAAGTGTCAATGTGGCCTAAAGCGGTATGCCACGTATGGCTGGTTGACAAAGCATATAACCCTGAAACATTCTGAAAAACGAACCGAAGTGACACAACAAACTGAAATACAGGATGTAAGCAGtgaagataaaaaaagagcaaacacCACAAGCATACGAATGTCTCCGCTGCAAACAGGTGTATAAAAGCAAAACCTGGCTCAACAGACATAAGTGCACTCCGGAGAAGAGTAAAGGGGAACAAAGCGTACCACTATAGGAAGTACTGCCTGAGAGAGAAGCATGTAAGATATGCTGTAAAGAATACGACCACAGGTGGATGTTACGCCATATGAATGCAAAAAACACCGGGAATGATATCTCACTCAGACCCTAGCcgataaaaataagaaaagtgACGCATGAGATGTCAAAGTttcaagaaaaggaagacaatAGTGGCGATAACAAAGATAAGGATGACAGTGAGCCACTACTTTATGTTtgcaacaaatgaaagaggGTTTACAAAAGCAGGCATGTCTAACACGTCATAGGTGCGTGAGTATTGAGAAAGTGGACCAGAAAGATGAGAAGGTGAACAACACCCATGGAGCAGTTACCCAACTAGaaaccaccaccaaaaaTGCATTGAAGCCTGGCTCAATAAATAGAGCACTTCTCAACTCAGACTCgttacacacacaaaacttGAACTCCAAGACAAGAAAGAGAATAAGAGAGACCGAGCATGACACGCCAGCAGATGAGATGGATATGAGAGATCAGAGAGAGGAGACGAAACACAAACGGCATAAGGCTCAAGGTAACACAGAGAACCCTTGTAGAGAGTTTGCATGTGGAAGGTGTGAGAACACGTACAGGTCATGGTGCACACTACTATGGCATACCAGGACACGCCACAAAAGCGTAGTCACTCTCAAGAGGAAGCGTGAAGAAGGATCCCTTGAAATCACGCCACTGGCCCCTTTTGTACAGCAATGCCCACACTGCTCAAAGGTATGTGCACATAAGCAATATCTAACAATGCATCACCAGACAGCACATGGGCAAGCACGTAGCTCTGAAAAGCGAAATGAGCtaaaaaatgcaaagaaaaatcgGCTCGCCTGTTACAGTGTCCGGCTTTGAGCAAACTAAGGTCTGAGCATGAAGTAGACAGTCCGAAAGGCGAAGATATACATATTTTAGCATTAAACTTACCAACTTCTTAAGGGCACTCTTCGTTACGACGGTAAATCCGGCTTCCACCGTAGACACGAATTGATAACCCAACTGCGaatgaagagagaaaggtTACTGTCACGCCAAACATCCATCGACTCCGTGCGACACACTCGGATGACAGCCAGTGAGATTTTCCTCAACTGATGGCAAACAGTATCTGAAGGGGGGTTTCCTCAACAAGGCACCGTTAGCCAGGCCCCAGCGGAGGAAGCGAGTGGCGGGCCTTGAGGATGGAGAACATATCGGTGGAGAAAGTGGCCACACCGCAAGTCTATATGGATTAGTTGAGGTGCGAGCAGATTAAATGCacattggaaaaaaaagcaactttCTGACTGTTGTGCATAGATGCGTGTTTTACGCAAAAAATACTCCGAAGTCGCGCAGCAAATCACGGGTTTACCGCTCACGGTGACTCATGTGGTGGAGGAGCAGAACCCCCCCACCCCCCCCGAAGTAGGAAGTGAGTGTTCTTTCAGTAGTGCCACAAGTGATAGGCACAACAGACCGATATTATATTCATTATTTAAACTAATGCTACTGGGctaaggaaaaagggaggtagGAGAAAGAGATTGAGAGGTGCATTGAAACTCCCGCAGGAAACCAGCCACTGGAAACACCAGGAGGTCAGAGGTGCGCTACCACATGCAAGGCGAACGAACCTGCGCAGatggggaaggaaataacgagGCAACACACAATCGAACTTGATCACAGTCctaagtgaaaaaaaaacaaaaaagctcGCGTACTTTTTAACACAGTTACCACAACCGTAACAGCCGTTGTTAACTTCCTGAGAATGCCCTTATCCCTGTTCGATTTGGCCACAATCCGTGATGGTGATGGGCTGACGTGTGGCACCCGACTGGCTGCCGTTGGTTTCAACCTTCTCAATGACTTCGtatcccttcgtcacttGTCCAAAAACAACATGTTTCCCATCCAACCAGGGAGTTGCAGCTGTGCAGATGAAGAATTGCGATCCATTTGTGTTGCGGCCTGCATTTGCCATGGAGAGCGTCCCGGGACCAAAGTGCTTCCCAGCGCGGCCCGCGAAGGACTCATCGGGAAATTTCAATCCGTATATTGACTCTCCACCCGTACCGTTACCGCTCGTGAAGTCTCCTCCCTGACACATGAACTGAGGGATGACGCGATGGAACTTGCTTCCCTTGTACGACAATGCCTTGCCAGATCGTCCCAGGCCCTTTTCACCTGTACATAATGCACGGAAATTCTCCGCCGTTTTCGGTACCACATCCTTGAAGAGCTCCATTTCTACCCTTCCAGCCTTCTGGGAGCCAATGGAAATATCAAAATACACAAGTGGGTTGCTTGGATTGACAGGATAGAACGGTATCTTCCTCTGAGCTGCAAAAAAGGTGCGCGACAACATGTGTGCGGCAGGAACTAATTCTACAGCAGTGAACTTATGGGTTGTCCTTTGACCGGATGACTTGAATGAAGGAGCAACGGAAGCGCAAATatatgtacttttttttgggggggggtggcAGTTAGTCTCGCACAACAGTTAGCACCCGATTCCAACGCAAGTATTGACATAAACACGAGAAGGTAAACCCTTCGCGTGGCAACGCCGGTGCACAAACACTGGAAATGCATTTAACAAAAGCCGAGGGCAACCACAAGGTAACGATGCTGCTACCTCGCAGTgtaaaggaggaagggagagTCACCGACAGTGGGACTTTTCTATTAGTATGCGCTATCCCTTGTGGATGGCAAAATAATGACGCGGTAGGCCCTGTTGTTGCCTCCCCAAAATAACTGACGCATAATTCCTGACGCTGCACAAAGTTTGACTTGGGCACGCTACATCACAGCCTGGGAAGAAAGCGAGATGCCAGACAGACGTTCTTAAAGTGCATTTTCTGCGCGACTTACTTTACTTTTGCTGAAGGGAAATGGGGCATTGTCGCTTCATGTACAGAGCATGTGcccttgtattttttttttaaagcgtGTTTCCACGAGTTTTGGTGAGAGCATGTTGCTAGAGTAGTGTTGAAAGACGGGATTGGCCTACAACTTGAAATGCATGACAGAATAACGAGCACCACCCTTCCTGGAGAACAGATCATAAAAATAGTCTTTACAACTTTGTTCGGGTGCGTGCGGAAAAAGAGTCTCGAACATTGGGCCATTTCGTTCAGCCATCTATTCCCATCATAGGGACTCCGCCAGTGGCTATTCATATTAGAGGTGTGAGCACTTTGGATTGGATTTCCCTTAGTACGGCCGTTACACCGCGGAGGCTGACCACCGCACTAGAGGCAGTTTCCGTGGAAAACTGTTTATTGCATCTTTCCTCTCGGTCCAACCCACTTTGAATTGAATGACCGTCGCACCATATCCccatttttcttccaatTCCCAGCTTAATTTCAACATTGCAGCACGTTCAGTGAGTTCCTTCCACCGCAATCAGCTTATCCCAGCCGTTCAGCGTACCAGCACCAAGATTTGAAAAGTTTTGTGAGCTTAATTTGCCACGCACCGGTGCTACCAACGTGAGTTTCTACAAGTGCTTGGTACCATTCGAGAAGGATTACTTCAGTTATTCGGAGGTTTACACACAACGTACAAACATTGAGAAACGTTAGAGAAGATGATTCTCCAAAAGAAAGAGCGCAGTCATGAGTCACATTGC
This is a stretch of genomic DNA from Trypanosoma brucei gambiense DAL972 chromosome 2, complete sequence. It encodes these proteins:
- a CDS encoding cyclophilin, putative, with product MLSRTFFAAQRKIPFYPVNPSNPLVYFDISIGSQKAGRVEMELFKDVVPKTAENFRALCTGEKGLGRSGKALSYKGSKFHRVIPQFMCQGGDFTSGNGTGGESIYGLKFPDESFAGRAGKHFGPGTLSMANAGRNTNGSQFFICTAATPWLDGKHVVFGQVTKGYEVIEKVETNGSQSGATRQPITITDCGQIEQG
- a CDS encoding T. brucei spp.-specific protein — translated: MNSHWRSPYDGNRWLNEMAQCSRLFFRTHPNKVVKTIFMICSPGRVVLVILSCISSCRPIPSFNTTLATCSHQNSWKHALKKKYKGTCSVHEATMPHFPSAKVK